A single region of the Globicephala melas chromosome 12, mGloMel1.2, whole genome shotgun sequence genome encodes:
- the LOC115864186 gene encoding LOW QUALITY PROTEIN: putative N-acetyltransferase 8B (The sequence of the model RefSeq protein was modified relative to this genomic sequence to represent the inferred CDS: deleted 1 base in 1 codon) gives MAPYQIHKYQENYRKWVVGLFSKVMTEHLPTTFHNILKLPRTLVLLLAGALALFLVSRSWVLDFVASPALLVALRFLAEHPWIQFEVMSLHTDMSDITKSYFSESGSCFWVVESGGQVVGMVGVLPIQKATLWNEQLQLLHLRVALEHRGQVISKSPGQDCLSLCGTRATAPAHCSTLPWPFTSASASGRWASFSSPQAIG, from the exons ATGGCTCCTTATCAAATCCACAAATACCAGGAAAATTATCGCAAATGGGTCGTGGGTTTGTTCTCCAAGGTGATGACCGAGCACCTTCCCACCACCTTCCACAACATCCTAAAGCTGCCCCGAACCCTTGTGCTCTTGCTTGCAGGGGCC CTTGCCCTATTCCTGGTCTCTCGCTCCTGGGTCCTGGACTTCGTGGCCAGCCCCGCCCTCCTTGTTGCCCTGAGGTTTCTTGCCGAACACCCCTGGATCCAGTTTGAGGTCATGTCTTTGCACACAGACATGTCTGACATCACCAAATCCTACTTCAGTGAGAGTGGCTCCTGCTTCTGGGTGGTTGAGTCTGGGGGGCAGGTGGTGGGCATGGTGGGAGTGCTGCCCATTCAGAAGGCCACCCTGTGGAATGAGCAGTTGCAGCTGCTTCACCTACGTGTGGCCCTGGAGCACCGTGGTCAGGTGATAAGTAAAAGCCCTGGTCAGGACTGTCTGAGTCTGTGTGGCACCAGGGCTACAGCACCAGCACACTGCAGTACTCTGCCCTGGCCCTTTACCAGCGCCTCGGCTTCTGGAAGATGGGCTAGTTTTTCTTCTCCACAAGCTATAGGCTAG